A region of Pyxidicoccus parkwaysis DNA encodes the following proteins:
- a CDS encoding glycoside hydrolase family 31 protein → MRMTDLSIEPARLRLHGTQAALEVSCPLPGVLRLRHAPTSASVGFLHPELPDKQSWAVVSTPGARPLEVTREEGRVRVRAEGVELRVELERGTWSFHDADGRELARSTRVAGEVKAGYPMNTYRSWLTLHAPPDEAWLGFGEKVGPLDKRGMHFTFWNTDVIPHHPDTDPLYQSIPFFVGLRDGVAWGMYLDETWRCEVDVALADAGAVAWESWGPELDCYLFAGPLPMDVVRRYTTLTGRMPLPPLWSLGAQQSRWGYENARDVRGVIQGYRARDLPLDCVYLDIDYMDTYKVWTWDRTRFPDPAALVRDAAAEGVKLVPIIDPALKQEPGWSVYEEARERDYLVRYDRGGVLVGEVWPRPAVFPDLTREEVQRWWGGLHRDFVALGLAGFWNDMNEPSCFAVQPDVGILTMAGKRSEGVGTVEGQTLPYDARHGDKRHLEVHNVYALGMAKGAWEALREMRPEARPFLLTRAGFAGIQRYAAVWTGDNSSHWTQLETSIPMLVGLGLSGVPFTGVDIPGFIGRPSGELLVRWMQTGTFYPLMRNHAAKGTQAQEPWRFGEPYLSHAREALKRRYRLLPTLYTLMHEASVTGLPVLRPLVMHTPKDSEAVGAFDQFLFGKDLMVAPVVRPGQTKRLAYLPEGMWMEWPGLERPGAIQEGAQHVIAEGRLDTVPVWLRAGGAVTLTRPAKHTTTANWEDLEWHLHAAAEVHGRLYEDAGDGYGDFRITELEGRLGEGDFKLTRRVQGSLPMVRKEETVRVYGLRYASSVKGALSFRFERGVLEMRVAADWTEVTVAT, encoded by the coding sequence ATGCGCATGACAGACCTGTCCATCGAGCCCGCACGCCTGAGGCTGCATGGGACGCAGGCCGCCCTCGAAGTCTCGTGTCCCCTCCCCGGCGTGTTGCGGCTGCGTCACGCGCCGACCTCGGCCTCCGTCGGCTTCCTCCATCCGGAGCTGCCGGACAAGCAATCGTGGGCCGTGGTGTCCACGCCCGGTGCGAGGCCGCTGGAGGTGACGCGCGAGGAGGGCCGCGTGCGGGTGCGCGCGGAGGGCGTGGAGTTGCGGGTCGAGTTGGAGCGCGGCACGTGGAGCTTCCACGACGCGGACGGGCGCGAACTGGCGCGCAGTACGCGCGTGGCGGGCGAGGTGAAGGCCGGCTACCCGATGAACACGTACCGCTCGTGGCTCACACTGCATGCGCCGCCGGACGAGGCGTGGCTCGGCTTCGGCGAGAAGGTGGGCCCGCTGGACAAGCGCGGCATGCACTTCACCTTCTGGAACACGGATGTGATTCCGCACCACCCGGACACGGACCCGCTCTACCAGTCCATTCCCTTCTTCGTGGGCCTGCGCGACGGCGTGGCGTGGGGCATGTACCTGGACGAGACGTGGCGCTGCGAGGTGGACGTGGCGCTCGCGGACGCCGGGGCCGTGGCCTGGGAGTCCTGGGGGCCGGAGCTGGACTGTTACCTCTTCGCGGGCCCGCTACCGATGGACGTCGTGCGGCGCTACACCACGCTCACCGGCCGCATGCCGCTGCCGCCGCTGTGGAGCCTGGGCGCGCAGCAGAGCCGCTGGGGCTACGAGAATGCGCGCGACGTGCGCGGCGTCATCCAGGGCTACCGCGCGCGCGACTTGCCGCTCGACTGCGTGTACCTGGATATCGACTACATGGACACGTACAAGGTCTGGACGTGGGACCGCACCCGCTTTCCGGACCCGGCGGCGCTCGTGCGCGACGCGGCCGCCGAGGGCGTGAAGCTGGTCCCCATCATCGACCCCGCGCTGAAGCAGGAGCCGGGCTGGTCCGTGTACGAGGAGGCTCGCGAGCGCGACTACCTCGTGCGCTATGACCGGGGCGGCGTGCTGGTGGGCGAGGTGTGGCCGCGCCCCGCCGTCTTCCCGGACCTCACGCGCGAGGAGGTGCAGCGCTGGTGGGGCGGCCTGCACCGCGACTTCGTGGCGCTGGGCCTGGCCGGCTTCTGGAACGACATGAACGAGCCGTCCTGCTTCGCGGTGCAGCCGGACGTGGGCATCCTCACGATGGCCGGAAAGCGCTCCGAGGGCGTGGGCACGGTGGAGGGACAGACGCTCCCGTACGACGCGCGCCATGGGGACAAGCGACACCTGGAGGTCCACAACGTCTACGCCCTGGGCATGGCGAAGGGCGCGTGGGAGGCGCTGCGCGAGATGCGGCCCGAGGCTCGACCCTTCCTGCTGACGCGCGCGGGCTTCGCTGGCATCCAGCGCTACGCGGCGGTGTGGACGGGGGACAACTCCAGCCACTGGACGCAATTGGAGACGTCCATTCCCATGCTGGTGGGCCTGGGTCTGTCGGGCGTGCCCTTCACCGGCGTGGACATCCCCGGCTTCATCGGCAGGCCCAGCGGTGAGCTGCTCGTGCGGTGGATGCAGACGGGCACGTTCTATCCGCTGATGCGCAACCACGCCGCCAAGGGGACGCAGGCGCAGGAGCCGTGGCGCTTCGGCGAGCCGTACCTCTCCCACGCGCGCGAGGCGCTCAAGCGGCGCTACCGGCTATTGCCCACGCTCTACACGCTGATGCACGAGGCCTCCGTCACGGGCCTGCCCGTGCTGCGCCCGCTGGTGATGCACACACCGAAGGACTCGGAGGCGGTGGGCGCGTTCGACCAATTCCTCTTCGGGAAGGACTTGATGGTGGCGCCGGTGGTGCGCCCCGGTCAGACGAAGCGGCTGGCGTACCTGCCAGAGGGCATGTGGATGGAGTGGCCTGGACTGGAGCGCCCGGGAGCGATTCAGGAGGGTGCGCAGCACGTCATCGCGGAAGGCCGGCTGGACACGGTGCCGGTGTGGCTGCGCGCGGGCGGCGCGGTGACGCTGACGCGGCCGGCGAAGCACACCACCACGGCAAACTGGGAGGACTTGGAGTGGCACCTGCACGCAGCGGCGGAGGTCCACGGCCGGCTCTACGAGGACGCGGGTGACGGCTACGGAGACTTCCGCATCACGGAGTTGGAGGGCCGGCTGGGTGAAGGCGACTTCAAGCTGACGCGCCGCGTGCAGGGCAGCCTGCCGATGGTGCGCAAGGAGGAGACGGTGCGCGTGTACGGATTGCGCTACGCGAGCAGCGTGAAGGGCGCGCTGTCGTTCCGCTTCGAGAGGGGCGTGCTGGAGATGCGCGTGGCCGCGGACTGGACGGAGGTGACGGTTGCAACCTGA
- a CDS encoding flavin monoamine oxidase family protein, which translates to MSDSILDVAIIGAGVSGVYSGWRLLTQGVSRTVTIFEASDRVGGRLLSVTAPGVPACAKAELGGMRILPAVQPRIKQLLEELNQGVSPEQRIETYDFPVDDPANIAFLRGIHLRLEDFTSRPDRVPYHLSFLEHGQSPGNIVVNAIEQLVPGITHTNLNEYQRREMARNASFAGKPLYEQGFWQVLVRVISGEAYHLALDAGGYQSTLNNWNAADAIPWYLSDFGINPDYKGFKKGFQQVPLTLAQRFQEAGGELKLNTHVTGFEWKDGVAEVHFKDAPSVRARTLVLAMPRRALDLITGGSPMLQAPEVSQLVQSVTPQPLFKLFTTYTAPWWLPAGVEKGRTTTDLPVRQTYYWPDSSGQPVKNGSAMLMASYDDGLNIGFWDSFRPKRGLGWRREAQGIARPEVFKGRRERQGLADEVDPEWLKHHAPQAMVAEVQRQLGVIHGLSYVPDVEEAAFMDWGDDPFGGGWNSWNIGVKSWEVSERIIQPVDGVSVYICGEAYSDAQGWVEGALQTADRMLLKLGLIPSVKEGLKSPH; encoded by the coding sequence ATGTCCGATTCCATTCTCGATGTGGCCATCATTGGCGCCGGTGTCTCCGGCGTGTACTCGGGTTGGCGCCTGCTGACTCAGGGCGTCAGCCGCACCGTCACCATCTTCGAGGCGAGTGACCGCGTGGGCGGACGCCTCCTATCCGTGACGGCCCCCGGTGTGCCGGCGTGTGCCAAGGCGGAGCTCGGAGGCATGCGCATCCTTCCCGCCGTGCAGCCGCGCATCAAGCAACTGCTGGAGGAGCTCAACCAAGGCGTGAGCCCGGAGCAGCGCATCGAGACGTACGACTTCCCCGTCGACGACCCGGCCAACATCGCCTTCCTGCGCGGCATCCACCTGCGATTGGAGGACTTCACCTCGCGTCCGGACAGGGTGCCCTATCACCTGTCCTTCCTGGAGCACGGACAGTCGCCGGGCAACATCGTCGTCAACGCCATCGAGCAGCTCGTCCCCGGCATCACCCACACGAACCTCAATGAGTATCAGCGGCGCGAGATGGCGAGGAACGCCTCCTTCGCGGGCAAGCCGTTGTACGAGCAGGGCTTCTGGCAGGTCCTGGTGCGCGTCATCAGCGGCGAGGCGTACCACCTGGCGCTGGATGCGGGCGGCTACCAGTCCACGCTCAACAACTGGAACGCGGCGGATGCCATTCCCTGGTACCTGTCCGACTTCGGCATCAACCCGGACTACAAGGGCTTCAAGAAGGGCTTCCAGCAGGTGCCGCTGACGCTGGCCCAGCGCTTCCAGGAGGCCGGCGGCGAGCTGAAGCTCAACACCCACGTCACCGGCTTCGAGTGGAAGGACGGTGTGGCCGAGGTGCACTTCAAGGACGCGCCCTCCGTCCGGGCTCGGACGCTGGTGCTGGCCATGCCGCGCAGGGCGCTGGACCTCATCACCGGCGGCAGCCCGATGCTCCAGGCGCCGGAGGTGAGCCAGTTGGTCCAGAGCGTCACGCCGCAGCCGCTCTTCAAGCTCTTCACCACGTACACGGCGCCGTGGTGGCTGCCGGCGGGCGTGGAGAAGGGCCGCACGACGACGGACCTGCCGGTGCGGCAGACGTACTACTGGCCGGACAGCAGCGGTCAGCCGGTGAAGAACGGCTCGGCGATGCTGATGGCCAGCTATGACGATGGTCTGAACATCGGCTTCTGGGACAGCTTCCGTCCCAAGCGCGGCCTCGGCTGGAGGCGTGAGGCGCAAGGCATCGCGCGGCCAGAGGTGTTCAAGGGCCGGCGCGAGCGGCAGGGCCTGGCCGACGAGGTGGACCCCGAGTGGCTCAAGCACCACGCGCCGCAGGCCATGGTGGCCGAGGTGCAACGGCAGCTCGGTGTCATCCATGGCCTGTCCTACGTGCCCGACGTGGAGGAGGCCGCCTTCATGGACTGGGGCGATGACCCGTTCGGCGGCGGGTGGAACAGCTGGAACATCGGCGTGAAGAGCTGGGAGGTGAGCGAGCGCATCATCCAGCCCGTGGACGGCGTCTCCGTGTACATCTGCGGCGAGGCCTACTCGGACGCGCAGGGCTGGGTGGAGGGCGCGCTGCAGACGGCGGACCGCATGCTGCTCAAGCTGGGGTTGATTCCTTCGGTGAAGGAGGGGCTCAAGTCCCCGCACTGA
- a CDS encoding threonine synthase has translation MALMRLDCTKCDRTYAPGVVLNLCTACNAPLFARYDLERAAKTLRPEALATRERSMWRYHEVMPVEDPAQRLSLGEGWTPLLEAPRLGAKLGMKRVLVKDEGGNPTGSFKARGLSAAVTMAKVLGAKAVCLPSAGNAGSALAAYAARGGLEAHVFLPKDIASLFLMETRAYGAHVETVEGVITDAGRVCAALAKEHGWYECATLKEPYRVEGKKTMGYELAEQLGWTLPDVILYPTGGGTGLIGMWKAFEEMEAMGLIGSKRPRMVAVQAEGCAPIVKAHEEGKPDAPMWQGATTHAHGLRVPKALGDFLILRAVKESRGTAVSVTEAEIIQGVKDISASEGLFVAPEGGACVAALRKLHASGAVTPDESVVVFNTGTGFKYVENMAPLW, from the coding sequence ATGGCCTTGATGCGACTCGACTGTACGAAGTGCGACCGGACGTACGCGCCGGGCGTCGTGTTGAACCTGTGCACCGCGTGCAACGCACCTCTGTTCGCGCGCTATGACCTGGAGCGCGCCGCGAAGACGCTGCGGCCGGAGGCGCTTGCCACGCGCGAGCGCTCCATGTGGCGCTACCACGAGGTGATGCCGGTGGAGGACCCGGCGCAGCGGCTGAGCCTGGGCGAGGGCTGGACGCCGCTGCTCGAGGCGCCCCGGCTGGGCGCGAAGCTGGGCATGAAGCGCGTGCTGGTGAAGGACGAGGGTGGCAACCCCACGGGCTCGTTCAAGGCGCGTGGCCTGTCCGCCGCCGTCACCATGGCGAAGGTGCTGGGGGCGAAGGCGGTGTGCCTGCCCTCGGCGGGCAACGCGGGCAGCGCGCTGGCGGCCTACGCGGCGCGCGGCGGGCTGGAGGCGCATGTCTTCCTGCCGAAGGACATCGCCAGTCTCTTCCTCATGGAGACGCGCGCGTACGGTGCGCACGTGGAGACGGTGGAGGGCGTCATCACCGACGCGGGCCGGGTGTGCGCGGCGCTCGCGAAGGAGCATGGCTGGTACGAGTGCGCCACGCTGAAGGAGCCCTACCGCGTCGAGGGCAAGAAGACGATGGGCTACGAATTGGCCGAGCAGCTCGGCTGGACGCTGCCCGACGTCATCCTCTACCCGACGGGCGGCGGCACGGGCCTCATCGGCATGTGGAAGGCCTTCGAGGAGATGGAGGCCATGGGCCTCATCGGCTCGAAGCGGCCGCGCATGGTGGCGGTGCAGGCGGAGGGCTGCGCGCCGATTGTGAAGGCGCACGAGGAGGGCAAGCCGGACGCGCCCATGTGGCAGGGCGCGACGACGCACGCGCACGGCCTGCGGGTGCCCAAGGCGCTGGGCGACTTCCTGATTCTTCGCGCGGTGAAGGAGAGCCGGGGCACGGCGGTGTCGGTGACGGAGGCGGAAATCATCCAGGGCGTGAAGGACATCTCCGCCTCGGAGGGGCTCTTCGTCGCGCCCGAGGGCGGCGCGTGCGTGGCGGCGCTGCGCAAGCTCCACGCGTCGGGAGCGGTGACGCCCGACGAGTCCGTGGTGGTGTTCAACACCGGCACGGGCTTCAAGTACGTGGAGAACATGGCCCCGCTCTGGTGA
- the xth gene encoding exodeoxyribonuclease III: MKIATWNVNSVRARQERLLEWLKTRQPDILCLQELKCTEADFPLEPVRALGYHAALNGQKTYNGVAILSKEEPRDVVKGLSDGVEDTHARLIAATVAGIRVVSAYAPNGQSVDSEQYHYKLQWYERLRRYLDARHQPGEPLILGGDWNIAPADIDTYDPKEWEGQTLFTPKEKDALKRLCDFGLKDAFRQLHPDVQKFSWWDYRMLAFPKNRGLRIDHLYVTEPLVSRLAVVDVDREERKGKQPSDHAPVWLELRG; encoded by the coding sequence ATGAAAATCGCCACCTGGAACGTGAACTCGGTGCGGGCCCGGCAGGAGCGCCTGCTCGAGTGGCTGAAGACGCGGCAGCCAGACATCCTCTGCCTTCAGGAGCTCAAGTGCACCGAGGCGGACTTCCCCCTGGAGCCCGTGCGCGCGCTCGGCTACCACGCCGCCCTCAACGGACAGAAGACGTACAACGGCGTCGCCATCCTCTCGAAGGAGGAGCCGCGCGACGTGGTGAAGGGCCTGTCGGACGGCGTGGAGGACACGCACGCGCGCCTCATCGCCGCCACGGTGGCCGGCATCCGCGTGGTGAGCGCCTACGCGCCCAACGGGCAGTCCGTCGACTCGGAGCAGTACCACTACAAGCTCCAGTGGTACGAGCGGCTGCGCCGCTACCTGGACGCGCGCCACCAGCCCGGCGAGCCCCTGATTCTGGGCGGCGACTGGAACATCGCCCCCGCCGACATCGACACGTATGACCCGAAGGAGTGGGAGGGGCAGACACTCTTCACGCCGAAGGAGAAGGACGCCCTCAAGCGCCTGTGTGACTTCGGGCTGAAGGACGCCTTCCGCCAGCTCCACCCGGACGTGCAGAAGTTCTCCTGGTGGGACTACCGCATGCTCGCCTTCCCGAAGAACCGCGGCCTGCGCATCGACCACCTCTACGTGACGGAGCCGCTCGTCTCGCGCCTCGCGGTGGTGGACGTGGACCGCGAGGAGCGCAAGGGGAAGCAGCCCTCCGACCACGCTCCGGTATGGCTGGAGCTGCGCGGATGA
- a CDS encoding monooxygenase — MLRPSLLRVLPGALLAVATACSGNDIRTPNDPAPPVTWHKHVAPIVQSKCANCHTEGGIGPFPLETYADVYAHRSEVRAAVQARTMPPWPPSSECNTYQHDRSLSAEQQVLLTRWVDEGATEGDPATAATTPAPVGGLSRADVVLKMPEPYLPTHSPDDYRCFIIDWPETRTRYITGFRADPGNRATVHHVIAFLAAPSEVADFESLDAASPGPGYTCFGGPGGADASRAKWLGAWAPGSLGQDFPAGTGLRIEPGSKVVLQVHYNDHGQAAASDLSSIAFKVDDTVEKVAYVQPWTNPAWVNGTKPMRIPAGTADTSHLWSLELTPYLGFTTGGVLLNNVPVTIHNAALHMHTRGTHARAEIQRASGARECLLDIPHWDFHWQGNYALEKPVQLWNGDKLNVECHWDNSAPGATDRAWGEGTDDEMCLGVFYLTQ, encoded by the coding sequence ATGCTCCGCCCATCCCTGCTCCGCGTGCTCCCGGGCGCGCTCCTCGCCGTCGCCACCGCGTGCAGCGGCAATGACATACGCACGCCCAACGACCCCGCACCTCCAGTCACGTGGCACAAACACGTGGCGCCCATCGTGCAGTCGAAGTGCGCCAACTGCCACACCGAGGGCGGCATCGGCCCCTTCCCGCTGGAGACGTACGCGGACGTCTACGCGCACCGCAGTGAAGTCAGGGCCGCCGTGCAGGCGCGCACCATGCCGCCCTGGCCTCCGTCGTCCGAGTGCAACACGTACCAGCACGACCGCTCCCTCAGCGCCGAGCAGCAGGTCCTGCTCACGCGCTGGGTGGACGAGGGCGCCACCGAGGGAGACCCGGCCACCGCCGCCACGACTCCTGCTCCCGTCGGCGGGCTGTCTCGCGCGGACGTCGTGCTGAAGATGCCGGAGCCCTACCTCCCCACCCATTCTCCGGATGACTACCGCTGCTTCATCATCGACTGGCCGGAGACGCGCACGCGCTACATCACCGGCTTCCGCGCCGACCCGGGCAACCGCGCCACCGTCCACCACGTCATCGCCTTCCTCGCGGCACCGTCGGAGGTGGCGGACTTTGAGTCGCTCGACGCGGCCTCGCCGGGCCCCGGCTACACCTGCTTCGGCGGCCCTGGCGGCGCGGACGCCTCCCGCGCGAAGTGGCTCGGAGCATGGGCCCCTGGCAGCCTCGGCCAGGACTTCCCCGCCGGCACCGGCCTGCGCATCGAGCCCGGCTCCAAGGTCGTCCTCCAGGTCCACTACAACGACCATGGCCAGGCCGCCGCCTCGGACCTCTCCTCCATCGCCTTCAAGGTGGACGACACGGTGGAGAAGGTCGCCTACGTGCAGCCCTGGACCAACCCCGCCTGGGTGAATGGCACCAAGCCCATGCGCATTCCCGCCGGCACGGCGGACACCTCGCACCTGTGGTCCCTGGAGCTCACGCCCTACCTCGGCTTCACCACCGGCGGTGTGCTCCTGAACAACGTGCCCGTCACCATCCACAACGCCGCGCTGCACATGCACACGCGAGGCACCCACGCGCGCGCGGAAATCCAGCGGGCCTCGGGCGCTCGCGAGTGTCTCCTCGACATTCCCCACTGGGACTTCCACTGGCAGGGCAACTACGCCCTCGAGAAGCCCGTGCAGCTCTGGAACGGAGACAAGCTGAACGTGGAGTGCCACTGGGACAACAGCGCGCCGGGCGCCACGGACCGCGCGTGGGGTGAGGGCACCGACGACGAGATGTGCCTCGGCGTCTTCTACCTCACCCAGTAG
- a CDS encoding sensor histidine kinase produces the protein MDSSGPDPALEPTSAAFAAMLDGVGHGVVAVDRLWRLSFVNAWMERVLGRSRQQLLGRDLWTEFPSLRSSSFGAAYQRAMRDGVEVIHEDFVAISNAWFEARASPSSTGLILFIRDVTDRRLAAQDLRDRENRLRESEARFRNLADSAPVMLWMTDTTGACNYHNRQWREFTGQTAAEANGFGWMATLHPEDRERVSEVFLSAHGRRESFRVEYRVRTRDGEYRWAIGSASPRLDSAGEFLGYIGTVVDIHERKRVEERVAFVSEASRILSESLDFEATLVRATELAVPALGDWCMLDLLLEGGGIKRVKVACADPALEPLARRTQGFPPIVSGHPRHPPSRALREGRAILVAEVDDDSMRRAAYSPEHLAHMHAIGFHSVMSVPLIARGRTLGVLTFLSIGSGRRFTQADLETAEDLARRAALAVDNGRLYREAQQAVRVREEFLQVASHELKTPLTPLSLKLQMLARSAESLPRERFPRLSGDLDMMRQQVQRLSSLMDELLDISRINSGRFSLTLEVVDLCALVRDSAARFEPEVHRLGGGRLVVDVPEPLVGVWDRQRLEQVMTNLLSNALKYGGGRPVHARVWGEGATACLEVRDEGIGIAPEALSRIFEKFERAVSERHYGGLGLGLYITRQIVEALGGTICVKSEPQQGSTFTVRLPLTPPTSPS, from the coding sequence ATGGATTCGAGCGGACCGGACCCCGCGCTGGAGCCCACGTCCGCCGCGTTCGCGGCCATGCTGGATGGGGTGGGCCACGGCGTCGTGGCGGTGGACCGCCTGTGGCGCCTGTCCTTCGTCAACGCGTGGATGGAGCGAGTCCTCGGCCGCTCGCGCCAGCAGCTCCTGGGACGGGACTTGTGGACCGAGTTCCCGAGCCTGCGCAGCAGCTCCTTCGGCGCCGCCTACCAGCGCGCCATGCGCGACGGCGTCGAGGTCATCCACGAGGACTTCGTCGCCATCTCCAATGCCTGGTTCGAGGCGCGCGCCTCGCCCTCGTCCACGGGGCTCATCCTCTTCATCCGCGACGTGACGGACCGGCGCCTCGCCGCGCAGGACCTGAGGGACCGCGAGAACCGCCTGCGCGAGAGCGAGGCGCGCTTCCGCAACCTGGCGGACAGCGCGCCCGTGATGCTGTGGATGACGGACACGACGGGGGCCTGCAACTACCACAACCGCCAATGGCGCGAGTTCACCGGCCAGACGGCGGCGGAGGCCAACGGCTTCGGGTGGATGGCCACCCTGCACCCCGAGGACCGCGAGCGGGTCAGCGAAGTCTTTCTCTCCGCGCATGGACGCCGGGAGTCCTTCCGCGTGGAGTATCGGGTCCGCACGCGCGATGGCGAGTACCGCTGGGCCATCGGCTCCGCGAGCCCCCGGCTCGACAGCGCCGGTGAGTTCCTCGGCTACATCGGCACCGTCGTCGACATCCACGAGCGCAAGCGCGTCGAGGAGCGCGTGGCCTTCGTGTCCGAGGCGAGCCGCATCCTCTCCGAGTCGCTCGACTTCGAGGCCACGCTCGTGCGCGCCACCGAGCTCGCCGTGCCCGCCCTGGGGGACTGGTGCATGCTCGACCTGCTCCTGGAGGGCGGTGGCATCAAGCGGGTGAAGGTGGCCTGCGCGGACCCCGCGCTGGAGCCGCTGGCCCGGCGGACGCAAGGCTTCCCGCCCATCGTCTCGGGCCACCCCAGACATCCGCCCAGCCGGGCGCTGCGAGAAGGGCGGGCCATCCTCGTCGCGGAGGTGGACGACGACTCCATGCGGCGGGCTGCGTACAGCCCGGAGCACCTGGCGCACATGCACGCCATCGGCTTCCACTCGGTGATGTCCGTGCCGCTGATTGCGCGGGGCCGCACGCTGGGCGTCCTCACCTTCCTGAGCATCGGCTCCGGGCGGCGCTTCACGCAGGCGGACCTGGAGACGGCCGAGGACCTGGCCCGCCGCGCCGCCCTCGCGGTGGACAATGGCCGGCTCTACCGCGAGGCACAGCAGGCGGTGCGCGTGCGCGAGGAGTTCCTCCAGGTGGCGAGCCACGAGTTGAAGACGCCGCTGACGCCGCTGTCCCTCAAGCTGCAGATGCTGGCGCGCTCGGCGGAGTCGCTGCCGCGCGAGCGCTTCCCCCGGCTGTCGGGTGATTTGGACATGATGCGGCAGCAGGTGCAGCGCCTGTCCTCGCTGATGGACGAGCTGCTGGACATCTCGCGCATCAACTCCGGGCGCTTCTCGCTGACGCTGGAGGTGGTGGACCTCTGCGCGCTGGTGCGCGACTCGGCGGCGCGCTTCGAGCCCGAGGTGCACCGCCTGGGGGGTGGACGGCTGGTGGTGGACGTGCCGGAGCCGCTGGTGGGCGTCTGGGACAGGCAGCGGCTGGAGCAGGTGATGACCAACCTCCTGTCCAACGCGCTCAAGTACGGCGGAGGCAGGCCTGTCCACGCGCGCGTGTGGGGCGAGGGCGCCACTGCATGCCTCGAGGTGCGGGACGAGGGCATCGGTATTGCCCCGGAGGCGCTGTCGCGCATCTTCGAGAAGTTCGAGCGCGCGGTGAGCGAGCGGCACTACGGCGGCCTGGGCCTGGGGCTCTACATCACCCGACAGATTGTCGAGGCCCTGGGCGGCACCATCTGCGTGAAGAGCGAGCCCCAGCAGGGCTCCACCTTCACCGTGCGGCTGCCGCTGACGCCGCCCACCTCACCGTCGTGA